The Streptomyces sp. HUAS CB01 genome has a segment encoding these proteins:
- a CDS encoding cytochrome P450 family protein: protein MTEVLRVQLAESPIAVADPYPGLDRLREAGPLVRVETTFMGEVWLVTRYDLARELLADMRFSRRRADDSEVAAVDSDPPDHTRIRRLVRKAFTQRRIEDLRAWVQQLVDGMLDGLETDRPVDLLDRFAYPLPIAVICEMLGAPAGDRADVRARTEKILAGEVAENREEVYERTKEYIVDLIALKRREPGDDLMSALIAARDGGDQFTEPELVELGIALIAAGYATTTNLIGNGVHALLTNPGQHALLKERPELINSAVEEFLRYESSFSAAGQIAKEDVKVEDLVIREGDVLLVSFCGANRDPAKFPDPHRLDITRDASGHLAFSHGIHHCLGAPLARMEAQVAIGTLVRRFPGVKLAGPTRWRENIMRGLHELPVILGD, encoded by the coding sequence ATGACCGAGGTGCTGCGGGTGCAGCTCGCCGAGAGCCCGATCGCCGTGGCCGATCCCTACCCTGGTCTGGACCGGCTGCGGGAGGCGGGGCCCCTGGTGCGGGTCGAGACCACGTTCATGGGCGAGGTGTGGCTCGTCACGCGGTACGACCTCGCCCGCGAGCTGCTCGCCGACATGCGGTTCAGCAGGCGCCGCGCCGATGACAGCGAGGTGGCCGCCGTCGACTCCGACCCGCCCGACCACACCCGGATCCGGCGTCTGGTGCGCAAGGCGTTCACCCAGCGCCGGATCGAGGACCTCCGCGCCTGGGTGCAGCAGCTGGTGGACGGCATGCTCGACGGTCTGGAGACGGACCGCCCGGTCGATCTGCTGGACCGGTTCGCGTATCCGCTGCCCATCGCCGTCATCTGCGAGATGCTCGGCGCCCCGGCCGGGGACCGCGCCGATGTGCGGGCCCGCACCGAGAAGATCCTTGCCGGTGAGGTGGCGGAGAACCGCGAGGAGGTCTACGAGCGGACCAAGGAGTACATCGTCGACCTCATCGCACTCAAGCGGCGCGAGCCGGGCGACGACCTGATGAGCGCGCTGATCGCCGCCCGGGACGGCGGGGACCAGTTCACCGAGCCCGAGCTGGTCGAGCTGGGGATCGCCCTGATCGCCGCCGGGTACGCCACCACGACGAACCTGATCGGCAACGGTGTCCACGCCCTGCTGACCAACCCCGGTCAGCACGCCCTGCTCAAGGAGCGTCCCGAGCTGATCAACTCGGCGGTGGAGGAGTTCCTGCGCTACGAGAGCTCCTTCAGCGCCGCCGGCCAGATCGCCAAGGAGGACGTGAAGGTCGAGGACCTGGTCATCCGTGAGGGCGACGTCCTGCTCGTCTCCTTCTGCGGCGCGAACCGGGATCCCGCGAAGTTCCCCGACCCGCACCGCCTCGACATCACCCGTGACGCCAGTGGGCATCTGGCGTTCTCCCACGGCATCCACCACTGCCTCGGGGCGCCGCTGGCGCGGATGGAGGCGCAGGTGGCGATCGGCACGCTGGTGCGGCGCTTCCCCGGCGTCAAGCTCGCCGGCCCGACGCGCTGGCGCGAGAACATCATGCGCGGCCTGCACGAACTCCCCGTGATCCTCGGGGACTGA
- a CDS encoding FAD-dependent oxidoreductase has translation MPNPADPPSASPQVLVVGAGPVGLTLAHELLRRGVRVRVVDASDAPATTSRAIATHPRTLETYDQMGVVDEMLARGQRIEAFTLHHNGRRLARLDADYTQMPTRYPFTLCIDQVKTEEVLRAALRAFDVEVEWGVRLTDFTHDGDGVTADLTAADGGVESVRVAWLAGCDGGHSAVRKKLAMPLLGESSDTWLIADADIDVDLPRNSIHWVRAGGVTMMMVPMSTPGRWRLLDTVSRDGRPAAVAERFSRELSRGLGRPVKVAEPVWVSVFTFQQRMIESMRKGRVLLAGDAAHVHSPASGQGMNTGIQEAFNLGWKLTMVLRGQADERLLDSYSQERVPIGRALLQSTKGATFLVQLKNALAGVALPVVFSVVRAVPALRVKIQRKVLGGVSGLRIGYPQSVLTHIGSAPGNGPAPGQRVTAVPLAGDAAAHRTLIEQLRQPVWTLFTAGTPGEQVRSLADGAGDWLRIRALEGTDAPLADALGLSAGGWLLVRPDGYVSARGRRTDRALLGSALAAATGQPRRSPLGPGTPVRSALHNSG, from the coding sequence ATGCCGAACCCAGCCGATCCGCCGTCCGCGAGCCCGCAGGTCCTCGTGGTGGGAGCCGGGCCCGTGGGGCTGACCCTGGCCCATGAGCTGCTGCGCCGCGGCGTGCGCGTCCGGGTCGTCGACGCGAGCGACGCGCCCGCCACCACGAGCCGGGCGATCGCCACCCATCCCCGGACGCTGGAGACGTACGACCAGATGGGCGTGGTCGACGAGATGCTGGCCCGCGGGCAGCGCATCGAGGCCTTCACCCTGCACCACAACGGGCGCCGGCTCGCGCGGCTGGACGCCGACTACACGCAGATGCCGACGCGCTATCCGTTCACGCTCTGCATCGACCAGGTCAAGACCGAGGAGGTGTTGCGCGCCGCGCTGCGCGCCTTCGACGTCGAGGTCGAATGGGGTGTGCGGCTGACCGACTTCACGCACGACGGGGACGGTGTGACCGCCGACCTGACCGCTGCGGACGGCGGCGTGGAGTCCGTACGGGTCGCGTGGCTGGCCGGCTGCGACGGCGGGCACAGTGCGGTCCGCAAGAAGCTGGCGATGCCGCTGCTGGGCGAGTCCAGCGACACCTGGCTGATCGCCGACGCCGACATCGACGTCGACCTGCCGCGCAACAGCATCCACTGGGTCCGCGCGGGCGGCGTCACGATGATGATGGTCCCGATGAGCACGCCCGGCCGGTGGCGGTTGCTGGACACGGTCTCCAGGGACGGCCGCCCGGCCGCGGTCGCGGAGCGCTTCAGCCGCGAGCTCAGCCGGGGCCTCGGCCGTCCGGTCAAGGTGGCCGAACCCGTGTGGGTGTCGGTCTTCACCTTCCAGCAGCGGATGATCGAGAGCATGCGCAAGGGCCGCGTGCTGCTCGCCGGGGACGCCGCGCACGTGCACAGCCCGGCCTCGGGGCAGGGGATGAACACCGGCATCCAGGAGGCGTTCAACCTGGGCTGGAAGCTCACCATGGTGCTGCGGGGCCAGGCCGACGAGCGGCTGCTCGACAGCTACTCGCAGGAGCGGGTGCCGATCGGCCGGGCGCTGTTGCAGTCCACCAAGGGCGCGACCTTCCTCGTGCAGCTGAAGAACGCGCTGGCCGGGGTCGCGCTGCCCGTGGTCTTCTCGGTCGTCCGCGCCGTCCCGGCGCTGCGCGTGAAGATCCAGCGGAAGGTGCTCGGCGGCGTCTCCGGGCTGCGGATCGGCTATCCGCAGAGCGTGCTGACCCACATCGGGAGCGCGCCCGGGAACGGCCCGGCGCCCGGGCAGCGCGTCACCGCGGTCCCGCTCGCCGGGGACGCGGCGGCGCACCGAACCCTGATCGAACAACTCCGTCAGCCCGTATGGACGTTGTTCACCGCCGGTACGCCGGGCGAGCAGGTGCGCAGTCTCGCCGACGGCGCCGGTGACTGGCTGCGGATCCGGGCACTGGAGGGCACCGACGCGCCGCTCGCCGACGCCCTCGGACTGTCCGCGGGCGGCTGGCTCCTGGTGCGGCCGGACGGCTATGTGAGCGCCCGTGGCAGGCGCACGGACCGGGCGCTGCTCGGCTCGGCCCTGGCCGCTGCCACCGGGCAGCCGCGGCGCAGCCCGCTCGGTCCCGGGACACCCGTGCGCTCCGCCCTCCACAACAGCGGCTGA
- a CDS encoding acyltransferase domain-containing protein: protein MLDTARDPAGEQAAERTVLPVASPVLLLPGQGAQYPGMGTGLYRAEPGFAAAVDEVFAAMGPAGTALRADWLAERPAMPMDDVTRSQPLLFALDHALGRVLLDRGLRPGLLLGHSIGEVAAATLAGVFRLHDAVRLVLDRVDHLTSAPPGGMLAVAASRAELAGKLCPGVDVGAVNAPRQTVLAGPAEPLAATAEALRAAGFTCAPVPSLTPFHSAALESAVQTGHRSLAGVPLRPPAIPVVSGYTATLLDATTATDPGYWARHPVDPVLFWPALESVLASGARLLVECGPGQGLVTLARRHPAVRSGDAQVLALLGPRTADPGDEVARFHAACARLGCSTD from the coding sequence ATGCTCGACACAGCGCGGGACCCGGCCGGGGAGCAGGCCGCAGAGCGGACCGTCCTGCCGGTCGCCTCGCCGGTACTGCTGCTTCCGGGGCAGGGAGCGCAGTACCCCGGCATGGGCACCGGGCTGTACCGGGCCGAGCCCGGCTTCGCGGCGGCGGTCGACGAGGTGTTCGCCGCGATGGGGCCGGCCGGTACCGCGCTGCGGGCCGACTGGCTCGCCGAGCGGCCCGCCATGCCGATGGACGACGTCACCCGCTCCCAGCCCCTGCTCTTCGCCCTCGATCACGCGCTGGGCCGGGTGCTGCTGGACCGCGGGCTGCGGCCCGGCCTGCTGCTCGGGCACAGCATCGGCGAGGTGGCGGCGGCCACGCTCGCCGGAGTCTTCCGCCTTCATGACGCGGTGCGGCTCGTGCTCGACCGCGTGGACCACCTGACGTCCGCTCCCCCCGGCGGCATGCTCGCGGTCGCCGCCTCCCGGGCGGAGCTGGCCGGAAAGCTGTGCCCCGGCGTGGACGTGGGCGCGGTCAACGCCCCGCGCCAGACCGTCCTCGCCGGCCCGGCCGAACCGCTGGCCGCCACCGCGGAGGCGCTGCGGGCGGCGGGCTTCACCTGCGCCCCCGTCCCCTCCCTGACCCCGTTCCACAGCGCGGCCCTCGAAAGCGCGGTGCAGACCGGCCACCGCAGCCTGGCCGGCGTGCCGCTGCGTCCGCCCGCGATACCCGTCGTCTCCGGTTACACCGCGACCCTCCTCGACGCGACCACGGCCACCGACCCGGGCTACTGGGCGCGGCACCCGGTGGACCCCGTGCTGTTCTGGCCCGCCCTGGAGTCGGTGCTGGCCTCGGGGGCGCGCCTGCTGGTCGAGTGCGGCCCCGGCCAGGGGCTGGTCACGCTGGCCCGCCGCCACCCGGCGGTCCGGTCCGGGGACGCCCAGGTGCTCGCCCTGCTGGGGCCCCGCACGGCGGACCCCGGCGACGAGGTGGCCCGATTCCACGCGGCCTGCGCCCGGCTGGGCTGCTCGACCGACTGA
- a CDS encoding nuclear transport factor 2 family protein, which translates to MTLPLQQAAHASHADGTAQSVTAGLYHEVQGFYAHQMQLLDSDEVDAWARTFTEDGVFSANAHPDPVRGRTSIAAAARAARAALAEKGIRHRHWLGMVDVRPLGDDRLLVRSYALVLAIPRGGQATVHVHTTCDDELVRRDGRWQVATRHVTRDDLEPGTE; encoded by the coding sequence ATGACGCTGCCGTTGCAGCAAGCGGCACACGCAAGCCACGCGGACGGCACGGCACAGTCCGTGACGGCCGGCCTGTACCACGAGGTCCAGGGCTTCTACGCCCATCAGATGCAGCTGCTGGACTCCGACGAGGTCGACGCCTGGGCCCGGACGTTCACCGAGGACGGTGTGTTCAGTGCGAACGCGCACCCCGACCCGGTGCGCGGGCGCACGTCGATCGCCGCCGCGGCCAGGGCGGCCCGCGCGGCCCTGGCGGAGAAGGGGATCCGGCACCGGCACTGGCTGGGCATGGTCGACGTACGCCCCCTGGGAGACGACCGCCTCCTGGTGCGCTCCTACGCGCTGGTGCTGGCGATCCCGCGGGGCGGCCAGGCCACCGTGCACGTCCACACCACCTGCGACGACGAACTGGTCCGCAGGGACGGGCGGTGGCAGGTGGCCACCCGTCACGTGACCCGCGACGACCTGGAACCGGGGACCGAGTGA
- a CDS encoding sugar nucleotidyltransferase — MRGIILAGGSGSRLSPVTRAVSKQLLPVYDKPMVYYPLSVLMQAGIRDVLIISNPHHLDAYRRLLGTGADLGLRLEYAAQPEPRGLAEALLIGAEFIGGEQVALILGDNVLHRPGLGALLQEERGRLAGCTLFGCTVPDPHRFGVAELDASGRILSLEEKPDNPRSNLVVVGLYLYDNEAVARAAELKPSDRGELEITDLNRTFVETGNARLVPLGSEAIWFDTGTHDSLLQASVFVRAQERLGRPVGRLEDIARDMGFLADRRVRAAG; from the coding sequence ATGCGCGGCATCATCCTGGCCGGGGGATCCGGAAGCAGGCTCAGCCCGGTCACGCGGGCCGTCTCCAAGCAGTTGTTGCCCGTCTACGACAAGCCGATGGTCTACTACCCGCTGTCCGTGCTCATGCAGGCAGGCATCCGGGACGTCCTGATCATCAGCAATCCGCACCATCTCGACGCCTACCGCCGCCTGCTGGGGACCGGAGCCGACCTGGGCCTGCGGCTGGAGTACGCTGCCCAGCCCGAGCCACGCGGACTCGCCGAAGCGCTGCTGATCGGGGCCGAGTTCATCGGCGGCGAGCAGGTGGCCCTGATACTCGGCGACAACGTGCTGCACCGCCCGGGCCTCGGCGCGCTGCTGCAGGAGGAGCGCGGACGGCTCGCCGGCTGCACCCTGTTCGGCTGCACCGTGCCCGATCCGCACCGCTTCGGCGTGGCCGAACTCGACGCCTCGGGCCGGATCCTGTCGCTGGAGGAGAAGCCCGACAACCCCCGCTCGAACCTGGTGGTCGTCGGGCTGTACCTCTACGACAACGAGGCGGTCGCCAGGGCGGCGGAGCTGAAGCCGTCGGACCGCGGCGAGCTGGAGATCACCGATCTGAACCGTACGTTCGTGGAGACCGGCAACGCCCGGCTCGTGCCACTGGGCAGCGAGGCGATCTGGTTCGACACCGGGACGCACGACAGCCTCCTGCAAGCTTCGGTGTTCGTCCGCGCCCAGGAGCGGCTGGGCCGTCCCGTGGGCCGGCTGGAGGACATCGCCCGGGACATGGGCTTCCTGGCCGATCGCCGGGTGCGGGCGGCCGGCTG
- a CDS encoding FAD-dependent monooxygenase: protein MTDTGADVALSDFCIVGGGPAGLTLALLLLRSGASVTVLERSRSLEREYRGEILQPGGAALLDRLGVLAGARKRGAHEHPGFQLTDRGRVLLDADYGRLPGPYNHLLSLPQRHLLEELLELCGEFTAFSCLPGHRASELLRDADGVVRGVVATGAGRVEVRAHCVVGADGRYSKIRRLANIGVDRAEAFDHDVLWFRLPADDDADPRVRIFRAGGNPVLVYRSFPDTLQVGWTLPHGGYQAVAERGIEHVKAEIAKALPPYADRIAAHLGRLSDLTLLDVFTQEARSWTADGLVLIGDAAHTHSPIGAQGINLAIQDAVVLHPVLMASLRGGDASAQTLEEFTRRRRPAVRKVMRFQALQSKAMLSQNPVAARVRPRLAGVVSRTPLFRTILRHVAYGDPDIAVAEDHFVRR, encoded by the coding sequence GTGACGGACACCGGAGCCGACGTCGCGCTGAGCGACTTCTGCATCGTCGGCGGGGGACCCGCCGGGCTGACCCTCGCCCTGCTGCTGCTCCGCTCCGGAGCCTCGGTCACGGTGCTGGAGCGCAGCCGGTCGCTGGAGCGGGAGTACCGCGGCGAGATCCTGCAGCCCGGCGGCGCGGCCCTGCTGGACCGGCTCGGCGTTCTCGCGGGCGCCCGCAAGCGGGGCGCGCACGAGCACCCCGGCTTCCAGCTCACCGACCGCGGACGGGTTCTGCTCGACGCCGACTACGGTCGGCTGCCCGGGCCGTACAACCACCTCCTCAGCCTGCCCCAGCGGCATCTGCTGGAGGAACTCCTGGAGCTGTGCGGCGAGTTCACCGCGTTCAGCTGTCTGCCGGGGCACCGGGCGAGCGAACTGCTGCGCGATGCCGACGGGGTGGTGCGGGGCGTGGTGGCCACCGGCGCGGGGCGCGTCGAGGTGCGCGCCCACTGCGTGGTGGGCGCCGACGGACGGTACTCCAAGATCCGCCGACTGGCGAACATCGGGGTGGACCGCGCGGAGGCCTTCGACCACGACGTGCTCTGGTTCAGGCTGCCCGCGGACGACGACGCCGATCCCCGGGTACGGATCTTCCGCGCCGGCGGCAACCCGGTGCTCGTCTACCGGTCCTTCCCGGACACCCTCCAGGTGGGCTGGACGCTGCCGCACGGCGGCTACCAGGCGGTGGCCGAGCGCGGCATCGAGCACGTCAAGGCGGAGATCGCCAAGGCCCTGCCGCCGTACGCCGACCGGATCGCCGCGCACCTGGGCCGGCTGTCGGACCTGACCCTGCTGGACGTCTTCACCCAGGAGGCACGCTCCTGGACCGCCGACGGGCTGGTGCTGATCGGGGATGCCGCCCACACCCACAGCCCGATCGGGGCGCAGGGGATCAACCTCGCCATCCAGGACGCGGTGGTGCTGCACCCGGTGCTGATGGCCTCCCTGCGCGGCGGCGACGCCTCGGCGCAGACGCTGGAGGAGTTCACCCGCAGGCGGCGCCCCGCCGTGCGCAAGGTGATGCGGTTCCAGGCGCTGCAGAGCAAGGCGATGCTCTCGCAGAACCCGGTGGCGGCCCGGGTCAGGCCCAGGCTCGCCGGAGTCGTCTCCCGGACCCCGCTGTTCCGCACGATCCTGCGGCACGTCGCCTACGGGGACCCGGACATCGCCGTCGCCGAGGACCACTTCGTACGCCGCTGA
- a CDS encoding antibiotic biosynthesis monooxygenase family protein, which yields MTGSNEKDLSNLITVIARFTTKGDPKEFERFFLEHVEYMRAQEGFGAHQAVTLSENPSVYVNFGWWTSKDAFQKVVRSEQFRAHQGVMHSMLDGAELDLCKNLFRVNAADSAGKREDFDKPLMNITVFQVDGDEQRFEEAFAAHAEHVKSLHGFGYADLNKSLQKPGRYTGIGYWWDPAAYPTATAHPTYQALAELADVTVERVEHLAWNRAPGAEDDRQ from the coding sequence ATGACTGGCAGCAACGAGAAGGATCTCAGCAACCTCATCACCGTGATCGCCCGCTTCACCACCAAGGGCGACCCCAAGGAGTTCGAGCGCTTCTTCCTGGAACACGTCGAGTACATGCGGGCCCAGGAGGGCTTCGGCGCGCACCAGGCGGTCACGCTCTCCGAGAACCCCTCGGTCTACGTGAACTTCGGCTGGTGGACGTCCAAGGACGCGTTCCAGAAGGTCGTGCGGAGCGAGCAGTTCCGCGCCCACCAGGGCGTGATGCACAGCATGCTCGACGGCGCCGAACTCGACCTGTGCAAGAACCTCTTCCGGGTCAACGCCGCCGACTCCGCCGGCAAGCGCGAGGATTTCGACAAGCCGCTGATGAACATCACCGTCTTCCAGGTCGACGGCGACGAGCAGCGTTTCGAGGAGGCGTTCGCCGCCCACGCCGAGCACGTCAAGTCCCTGCACGGCTTCGGCTACGCCGATCTCAACAAGTCCCTGCAGAAGCCGGGCCGTTACACCGGCATCGGCTACTGGTGGGATCCGGCCGCCTACCCCACGGCCACCGCGCACCCGACCTATCAGGCCCTGGCCGAGCTGGCCGACGTGACGGTGGAGCGTGTCGAGCACCTGGCGTGGAACCGCGCACCCGGAGCAGAGGACGACCGACAGTGA
- the rfbB gene encoding dTDP-glucose 4,6-dehydratase codes for MRLLVTGAAGFIGSNYVCGLLSGALTAPPDIRVTVLDKLTYAGNLANLDPVTGDPRLTFVEGDIADDDLLARLVPGHDAIVNFAAESHVDRSIAGSQDFVHANVVGTHALLQAALDARVERFVQVSTDEVYGSIAEGSWSEDSPVQPNSPYAATKAAADMLACAFARTHGLNVSITRCGNNYGPRQYPEKLIPLFITHLLEGRPVPLYGDGENVRHWIHVEDHCRAVQLVLHKGEPGAVYNVGGGRELTNTSIARQLIEACGSPADSIRHVPDRPGHDYRYSLDGGKLRDLGFTPRIGFEEGLAATVRWYRENRSWWEPLKDIATKVAENRP; via the coding sequence GTGCGTCTACTCGTCACCGGAGCCGCCGGCTTCATCGGATCCAACTACGTGTGCGGACTGCTGTCCGGGGCGCTGACCGCGCCGCCGGACATACGCGTCACGGTCCTCGACAAGCTCACCTACGCGGGCAACCTCGCGAACCTGGACCCCGTCACCGGCGATCCGCGGCTGACGTTCGTGGAGGGGGACATCGCCGACGACGACCTGCTCGCCCGGCTCGTCCCCGGCCACGACGCCATCGTCAACTTCGCCGCGGAGAGCCATGTCGACCGCTCCATCGCGGGTTCACAGGACTTCGTGCACGCCAACGTCGTGGGCACGCATGCCCTGCTGCAGGCCGCTCTGGACGCGCGGGTCGAGCGATTCGTCCAGGTGTCGACGGACGAGGTCTACGGCTCCATCGCCGAGGGCTCCTGGAGCGAGGACAGCCCGGTGCAGCCCAACTCGCCCTACGCGGCGACCAAGGCCGCGGCCGACATGCTGGCGTGCGCCTTCGCCCGTACGCACGGCCTGAACGTGTCCATCACCCGCTGCGGCAACAACTACGGCCCCCGGCAGTATCCGGAGAAGCTGATCCCGCTGTTCATCACCCACCTCCTGGAGGGCCGACCGGTCCCGCTGTACGGAGACGGGGAGAACGTCCGGCACTGGATCCATGTCGAGGACCACTGCCGTGCCGTCCAGCTCGTCCTCCACAAGGGCGAGCCCGGCGCCGTCTACAACGTCGGGGGCGGGCGGGAACTCACCAACACGAGCATCGCCAGGCAGCTGATCGAGGCCTGCGGAAGCCCGGCGGACAGCATCCGCCACGTACCGGACCGGCCCGGGCACGACTACCGCTACTCGCTCGACGGCGGAAAGCTCCGGGACCTGGGCTTCACCCCGCGCATCGGCTTCGAGGAGGGGCTTGCCGCGACGGTCCGCTGGTACCGGGAGAACCGCTCCTGGTGGGAACCGCTCAAGGACATCGCCACGAAGGTCGCCGAGAACCGACCGTGA
- the fabG gene encoding 3-oxoacyl-ACP reductase FabG, whose product MNPKSRTAIVTGATRGIGLAVTTALAEQGFRVFVCARDSGELTSVVKDLTGRGLDADGRTCDIRDRAEITAFVEAAVDRMGPVDTLVNNAGRSGGGITAEIPDELWDDVIDTNLNSVFRMTRAVLTTGRMRELPSGRIVNIASTGGKQGVALGAPYSASKHGVVGFTKALGLELAKTGITVNAVCPGYVETPMAVQVRRGYAAHWGTSEEEVLERFQAKIPLGRYTAPDEVAAMVAYLVSDAAAPVTAQAINVCGGLGNY is encoded by the coding sequence ATGAACCCGAAGTCACGTACGGCGATCGTCACCGGGGCCACCAGGGGGATCGGCCTGGCCGTGACGACCGCACTCGCCGAGCAAGGATTCCGCGTCTTCGTCTGCGCGCGTGACAGCGGCGAGCTCACCTCGGTCGTGAAGGATCTGACCGGCCGCGGGCTCGATGCGGACGGCAGGACCTGCGACATCCGGGACCGTGCCGAGATCACGGCGTTCGTCGAGGCCGCCGTGGACCGCATGGGCCCGGTGGACACGCTCGTCAACAACGCGGGGCGCAGCGGGGGCGGGATCACCGCCGAGATCCCCGACGAGCTGTGGGACGACGTGATCGACACCAACCTCAACAGCGTCTTCCGGATGACCCGCGCGGTGCTCACCACCGGCCGGATGCGGGAGCTCCCCAGCGGGCGGATCGTCAACATCGCCTCCACGGGAGGCAAGCAGGGCGTGGCCCTCGGCGCCCCCTACTCGGCCTCGAAGCACGGCGTCGTCGGGTTCACCAAGGCTCTGGGGCTGGAGCTGGCCAAGACGGGCATCACCGTCAACGCGGTCTGCCCCGGCTACGTCGAGACCCCGATGGCGGTGCAGGTCCGCCGCGGCTACGCGGCCCACTGGGGGACCTCCGAGGAGGAGGTGCTCGAGCGCTTCCAGGCCAAGATCCCGCTCGGCCGCTACACCGCGCCGGACGAGGTGGCGGCGATGGTCGCCTACCTCGTCTCCGACGCGGCCGCCCCCGTGACCGCGCAGGCCATCAACGTCTGCGGCGGACTCGGCAACTACTGA